Proteins encoded in a region of the Flavobacterium sp. MDT1-60 genome:
- a CDS encoding 2-hydroxyacid dehydrogenase yields the protein MNLESSSNNNKIAFFSTQPYDKTFFNKYNKDFGFELDFFETQLNPQTVILIENASIVCVFVNDIVNESVIKQLAEKNVKVIALRCAGFNNVDLEAAKKYNLKVCRVPAYSPQAVAEHAMAMILTLNRKTHKAYNRVREQNFSLNGLLGFDLFGKTIGIIGTGNIGKAFAKIALGFGCKVLAYDIVTNPEMEKDGVEFVSLETIFKSSDIISLHCPLNEQTKHIINKKSIDEMKDSVMIINTSRGGLIETACVIEGLKEGKIGYLGIDVYEQEEKLFFRDLSADIIQDDAIQRLMSFPNVLVTAHQAFFTNEALTQIALVTFNNIKALVTRNDIENKTALLV from the coding sequence ATGAATTTAGAATCATCATCAAACAATAATAAAATTGCCTTTTTTTCGACCCAGCCTTACGACAAAACCTTTTTTAATAAATACAATAAAGATTTTGGTTTTGAGCTGGATTTCTTTGAAACACAATTAAATCCTCAAACTGTAATTTTAATCGAAAATGCATCAATCGTTTGTGTTTTTGTAAACGATATTGTCAATGAATCCGTGATTAAACAATTAGCAGAAAAGAATGTAAAAGTTATAGCTTTGCGCTGTGCCGGTTTTAATAATGTCGATTTAGAAGCTGCTAAAAAATACAATTTAAAAGTTTGTCGAGTTCCTGCTTATTCTCCACAGGCTGTTGCAGAACATGCTATGGCAATGATTTTGACTTTAAACCGAAAAACGCACAAAGCCTATAATAGGGTGCGGGAACAAAATTTCTCTTTAAATGGATTATTAGGTTTTGATTTATTCGGAAAAACAATTGGAATCATAGGTACCGGAAATATAGGAAAAGCTTTTGCTAAAATAGCATTGGGTTTTGGATGTAAAGTTTTGGCCTATGATATCGTCACAAATCCCGAAATGGAAAAAGACGGGGTTGAATTCGTATCCTTAGAAACCATTTTTAAGTCGAGTGATATTATCTCGCTTCATTGTCCGCTAAACGAGCAAACCAAACATATTATCAATAAAAAGTCTATTGATGAAATGAAAGACAGCGTCATGATCATCAATACCAGTCGTGGCGGATTAATTGAAACAGCCTGTGTTATTGAAGGTTTAAAAGAAGGTAAAATTGGTTATCTCGGAATTGATGTTTACGAGCAGGAAGAGAAATTGTTTTTTAGAGATCTTTCAGCAGATATTATTCAGGATGATGCGATTCAAAGATTAATGAGTTTTCCAAATGTTTTGGTTACAGCACATCAGGCTTTCTTTACTAACGAAGCTTTAACGCAGATTGCTTTGGTCACTTTTAATAATATTAAAGCGTTAGTAACCCGAAATGATATTGAAAACAAAACGGCGTTGCTTGTATAA
- a CDS encoding zinc-dependent metalloprotease: MKKFFILSTIAALMLFPVNQFAQSKKKKSSKEEAAALPPEKKPESGIKEYSKVITKDAVSDEGLFTVHKVDKKYYFEIPNKYLNKDMLLVSRLSKLPSNLGGGYVNAGSETNEQLIVWQRFQDKILIKSKSYNAVANDTLPISISVKSNNYEPTLFAFDIVAFSKDSANTVIDVTKFYSTDVKAISGISAEMREVYKVKALDDSRSFINTIKSFPMNIEVIQDMTYNASKPSMLEESESISIQMNQSMVLLPEVPMKPRLADPRVGWFTVSQYDYGSNELKSDLKTYIRRWRLEPKDPEAYARGELVEPIKPIVYYLDPATPEKLRKYIKQGIEEWQKPFETAGFKNAIIAKDAPTKKEDPDFSPEDVRYSVIRYVASTTRNAVGPSVSDPRTGEIIESDVIWYHNHLRSYRNRYLLETGAANPKARTLQTSDEEMGEMMRMVIAHEVGHALGFPHNMGASSSYDCESYRNGTFTQENGIAASIMDYARYNYIAQPGDQNIRFIRKMGAYDHYAVNWGYRVIPNAKSTQDEKATLDKLILDKAGNPIYKFGKQSSAFDPSSQTEDIGNNSMKASTYGLKNLEYVANHLSEWTSNVTNDYGDLDELYKEMLDVWSRYVGHVVTNVGGVYENTKNPNQAGNVYEVVPKTKQIEAMNWLQANAFASPTWIVNVNTLKNTNFAGYTETFRNLQVRHLNNLLSLGRIGRLMDNEILGADTYKALDLFKDTRKGIWKESGTAANVTIYRRNLQRAYIDRMAYLMTEEIKPADRSTVYYNVSQSDLRALVRGELNVLKKSLATAKALGVNTETKYHYEDCIKRIDLVLNPIK; this comes from the coding sequence ATGAAGAAATTTTTCATTTTATCTACTATAGCAGCTTTAATGCTATTTCCTGTTAATCAATTTGCCCAGTCTAAAAAGAAAAAATCTTCAAAAGAAGAAGCTGCAGCTCTTCCGCCAGAAAAAAAACCGGAGTCCGGTATTAAAGAATACAGTAAAGTAATTACGAAAGATGCTGTCTCAGACGAAGGACTCTTTACGGTTCATAAAGTAGATAAAAAGTATTATTTCGAAATTCCGAACAAATATTTAAATAAAGACATGCTGTTAGTAAGCAGATTGTCGAAATTGCCTTCTAATTTAGGGGGTGGTTATGTAAACGCTGGTTCAGAAACCAATGAACAATTGATCGTTTGGCAACGTTTTCAGGATAAAATTCTCATCAAATCTAAATCATATAATGCAGTTGCCAATGATACCTTGCCGATTAGTATTTCGGTAAAATCAAATAATTATGAACCAACATTATTTGCTTTTGACATTGTAGCTTTCAGCAAAGATTCTGCAAATACCGTTATTGATGTAACTAAATTTTACAGCACAGATGTAAAGGCAATCAGTGGAATATCAGCAGAAATGCGAGAAGTATACAAAGTAAAAGCATTGGATGATTCAAGAAGTTTTATCAATACAATCAAAAGTTTTCCGATGAATATTGAAGTGATTCAGGATATGACCTATAATGCTTCAAAACCCTCAATGTTGGAAGAAAGTGAATCCATCAGCATTCAGATGAATCAGTCGATGGTATTATTGCCGGAAGTGCCAATGAAACCAAGATTAGCAGATCCGCGTGTGGGGTGGTTCACGGTTAGTCAATACGATTATGGAAGCAATGAATTAAAATCAGATCTAAAAACATACATCCGTCGTTGGAGATTAGAACCGAAAGACCCTGAAGCGTATGCCAGAGGAGAATTGGTAGAACCAATAAAACCAATTGTTTATTATTTAGATCCGGCAACTCCTGAAAAATTGAGAAAATATATCAAACAAGGAATTGAAGAATGGCAAAAACCTTTTGAAACAGCCGGATTTAAAAATGCGATTATTGCCAAAGACGCTCCAACAAAGAAGGAAGACCCTGATTTTAGCCCGGAGGATGTTCGTTATTCTGTAATTCGTTATGTAGCAAGCACAACCCGAAATGCTGTTGGACCAAGTGTTTCAGATCCAAGAACGGGCGAAATTATCGAAAGTGATGTTATTTGGTATCACAATCATTTGCGTTCGTACAGAAATCGTTATTTGTTAGAAACAGGGGCTGCAAATCCAAAAGCAAGAACTTTGCAAACCAGCGATGAAGAAATGGGAGAGATGATGCGTATGGTAATTGCGCACGAAGTGGGTCACGCCTTAGGATTTCCTCATAATATGGGTGCCAGCTCTTCTTACGATTGCGAAAGTTACAGAAATGGAACCTTTACACAAGAGAATGGAATTGCGGCAAGTATAATGGATTATGCACGATACAATTATATTGCACAGCCGGGAGATCAAAATATTCGTTTTATTCGTAAAATGGGGGCTTACGATCATTATGCTGTAAATTGGGGATACAGAGTGATTCCAAATGCTAAATCTACTCAGGATGAAAAAGCAACCTTAGACAAATTGATTTTAGATAAAGCCGGAAATCCGATTTATAAATTCGGAAAACAAAGCAGTGCTTTTGACCCTTCTTCTCAAACAGAAGATATTGGAAATAATTCGATGAAAGCCAGTACTTACGGTCTGAAAAATCTGGAATATGTTGCTAATCATTTAAGTGAATGGACGAGCAATGTAACGAATGATTATGGAGATTTAGATGAATTATACAAAGAAATGTTAGATGTTTGGAGTCGCTATGTAGGTCATGTTGTAACCAATGTTGGAGGAGTTTACGAAAACACTAAAAACCCAAATCAGGCAGGAAATGTTTATGAAGTCGTTCCGAAAACAAAACAAATTGAAGCGATGAATTGGTTGCAGGCAAATGCCTTTGCATCTCCAACCTGGATTGTGAATGTCAACACATTAAAAAACACCAATTTTGCAGGTTACACAGAAACGTTCAGAAATCTTCAGGTTAGACATTTAAATAACTTATTGAGTCTTGGCCGAATTGGAAGATTAATGGATAATGAAATTTTGGGTGCTGATACGTATAAAGCACTGGATCTATTTAAAGACACCCGAAAAGGAATCTGGAAAGAATCTGGTACAGCAGCTAATGTCACAATTTACCGTAGAAATTTACAAAGAGCTTATATTGATAGGATGGCCTATTTAATGACCGAAGAAATTAAGCCAGCAGACAGGTCAACTGTTTACTACAATGTTTCTCAATCTGATTTAAGAGCTTTAGTGCGTGGTGAATTGAATGTTCTGAAAAAATCACTTGCCACCGCAAAAGCGTTGGGTGTAAACACAGAAACAAAATACCATTATGAAGATTGCATCAAACGAATTGATTTGGTATTAAATCCGATTAAATAA
- the hemL gene encoding glutamate-1-semialdehyde 2,1-aminomutase, producing MIYKRSSQLFAEAEKVIPGGVNSPVRAFKAVGGTPIFVKSAKGAYLYDEDGNKLIDYINSWGPMVLGHAYQPVVDAVIEKAKLGTSFGMPTELETQIAALAVSMVPNIDKIRFVNSGTEACMSAIRLARGFTKRDKIIKFAGCYHGHSDSFLIQAGSGAVTFGSPNSPGVTEGTAKDTLLAKYNDLENVKTLIEANKNEIAAIIIEPVAGNMGCIPPQKGFLLGLRDLCTANGILLIFDEVMTGFRLARGGVQELFNVNADIVTFGKVIGGGLPVGAFAARAEIMNYLAPLGPVYQAGTLSGNPLAMAAGLAMLQSLDNDLAIFTRLEEKTAYLEAGIDKVLKANNVVFTINRVGSMISVHFDENPVVDFQTAAKGDNEMFKKFFHGLLNEGVYIAPSAYETWFITDALTYEDLDFTINAIDKVSKTF from the coding sequence ATGATCTATAAAAGAAGTAGTCAGCTTTTTGCTGAAGCAGAAAAAGTAATTCCGGGAGGAGTAAATTCACCAGTTCGTGCTTTTAAGGCAGTGGGAGGAACTCCAATTTTTGTAAAAAGTGCCAAAGGTGCTTATTTGTATGACGAAGACGGAAATAAATTAATTGATTATATCAATTCCTGGGGACCAATGGTTTTGGGTCATGCGTATCAGCCAGTTGTTGATGCTGTGATTGAAAAAGCAAAATTGGGAACTTCATTTGGAATGCCAACAGAATTGGAAACTCAAATTGCTGCTTTGGCAGTTTCTATGGTTCCAAATATCGATAAAATCAGATTTGTAAATTCTGGCACAGAAGCTTGTATGAGCGCGATTCGTCTGGCTCGCGGCTTTACAAAAAGAGATAAAATCATAAAATTTGCAGGTTGTTACCACGGGCATTCCGATTCCTTTTTGATTCAGGCCGGAAGTGGAGCCGTAACTTTTGGATCTCCAAACAGTCCCGGCGTTACAGAAGGAACTGCAAAAGATACTTTATTAGCGAAATACAATGATTTAGAGAATGTAAAGACTTTAATCGAAGCCAATAAAAACGAAATTGCAGCAATAATTATTGAACCAGTTGCAGGAAATATGGGCTGTATTCCGCCTCAAAAAGGTTTCTTGCTAGGCCTTAGAGATTTGTGTACAGCAAACGGAATTTTATTAATTTTTGATGAGGTAATGACAGGTTTCCGTTTAGCTCGCGGAGGAGTTCAGGAATTGTTTAATGTTAATGCTGATATTGTTACTTTCGGAAAAGTAATTGGTGGAGGTTTGCCTGTTGGAGCATTTGCGGCACGTGCGGAGATCATGAATTATTTGGCGCCGCTTGGGCCAGTTTATCAGGCGGGAACATTATCTGGAAATCCGTTAGCAATGGCTGCCGGATTAGCTATGCTACAATCTCTTGATAATGACCTTGCGATTTTTACCCGTTTAGAAGAAAAAACGGCTTATTTAGAAGCAGGAATTGATAAGGTTTTAAAAGCAAATAATGTTGTTTTTACGATTAATAGAGTAGGTTCTATGATTTCTGTGCACTTTGATGAAAACCCTGTTGTTGATTTTCAAACAGCAGCAAAAGGAGATAATGAAATGTTTAAAAAGTTCTTTCACGGATTGTTGAACGAAGGTGTTTATATTGCACCATCAGCATATGAAACCTGGTTTATTACTGATGCGTTAACGTATGAAGATTTAGATTTTACAATTAATGCAATTGATAAAGTTTCGAAAACATTTTAG
- a CDS encoding glucosaminidase domain-containing protein, whose amino-acid sequence MIKKILLFFIVAVLASCSSSKPVVATTKKQAAVQRPRTVAAKKQTPVKPIGKNYPSTNNTTEVIQSTSKTTVTSSSINDYVLQYKDIAMGNMQKYGIPASIILAQGILESGAGKGDLAVEANNHFGIKCHKDWLGQSVRHDDDSAQECFRKYTEAADSYRDHALFLVGKNRYASLFTYEKDDYKAWAKGLRACGYATDPNYPDKLISYIERYNLHQYDCQITGKDYKPFEKSVAVSTRNSNSNSGSNSNGPNLYEVQKGDTLYSIAKKFNILVDEIKQKNDLSDNALSIGQKLKVK is encoded by the coding sequence ATGATTAAAAAGATCCTATTGTTCTTTATAGTTGCAGTTCTGGCAAGCTGTTCCTCCAGCAAACCGGTTGTAGCGACGACCAAAAAACAAGCAGCAGTTCAGAGGCCCCGGACGGTGGCAGCTAAAAAGCAAACTCCTGTTAAGCCAATTGGCAAAAATTACCCTTCTACAAATAATACGACAGAAGTTATTCAGTCGACTTCAAAAACTACCGTTACCAGCAGTTCAATCAATGATTATGTTTTGCAATACAAAGATATTGCGATGGGAAATATGCAGAAATACGGTATTCCTGCCAGTATTATTTTGGCACAGGGAATATTGGAATCTGGTGCAGGAAAAGGCGATTTGGCTGTTGAAGCCAATAATCACTTCGGGATAAAATGCCATAAAGACTGGCTGGGACAAAGTGTTCGCCATGACGATGATTCGGCGCAGGAGTGTTTTAGAAAATATACAGAAGCAGCAGATTCTTATCGTGATCATGCTTTGTTTTTAGTTGGAAAAAACAGATACGCCTCTTTATTCACTTATGAAAAAGACGACTATAAAGCTTGGGCAAAAGGATTAAGAGCTTGTGGTTACGCGACAGATCCGAATTATCCGGATAAATTAATCAGTTATATTGAGCGTTATAATCTGCATCAATATGATTGCCAGATTACTGGGAAAGATTATAAACCTTTTGAGAAATCTGTTGCAGTTTCAACTAGAAATTCTAATTCAAATTCAGGTTCAAATTCAAACGGCCCAAATTTATACGAAGTTCAAAAAGGGGATACGTTATATTCGATAGCCAAAAAATTCAACATATTGGTTGATGAGATAAAACAGAAAAATGATCTTTCAGATAATGCACTTTCGATCGGACAGAAGTTGAAAGTGAAATAA
- a CDS encoding 1-aminocyclopropane-1-carboxylate deaminase/D-cysteine desulfhydrase: MNQEIHINFPNNISLAIKREDLIHLFVSGNKFRKLKYNLLQAKAENKETILTFGGAFSNHIAAVAYAGKEQGFKTIGIIRGDELFDKIEENPTLKFAQENGMLFEFVSREEYRNKNETSFLTFLKKKFGDFYLVPEGGTNELAVKGCEEILTEEDAVFNYVCCAVGTGGTISGLINSALPNQKILGFPALKGDFLNDEIRIFAKKDNWNLISDYHFGGYGKVNLELIEFINAFLEANKVPLDPIYTGKMVFGVIDLIGKNYFPANSKILLIHTGGLQGIEGMNIKLKQKKLPILKNND, from the coding sequence TTGAACCAAGAAATTCATATCAATTTTCCGAACAATATTTCTTTGGCAATTAAACGCGAAGACTTGATTCATCTGTTTGTTTCCGGGAATAAATTCAGAAAGCTAAAATACAATTTACTTCAGGCTAAAGCCGAAAATAAAGAAACGATACTGACTTTTGGAGGTGCTTTTTCCAATCATATTGCGGCTGTTGCGTATGCAGGAAAAGAACAGGGTTTTAAAACGATTGGAATTATTCGGGGTGATGAACTTTTTGATAAGATAGAAGAAAATCCAACCTTGAAATTCGCTCAGGAAAACGGAATGCTATTTGAATTTGTTTCGAGAGAAGAGTATCGAAATAAAAACGAAACTTCTTTTTTAACTTTTCTAAAAAAGAAGTTTGGAGACTTTTATTTAGTACCCGAAGGCGGAACAAATGAACTTGCTGTAAAAGGCTGTGAAGAGATTTTAACAGAAGAAGATGCTGTTTTTAATTATGTGTGTTGCGCGGTTGGAACCGGTGGCACGATTTCTGGTTTGATTAATAGTGCATTGCCAAATCAGAAAATTTTAGGGTTTCCAGCGCTAAAAGGTGACTTTCTAAACGATGAAATTCGTATTTTTGCAAAAAAAGATAACTGGAATTTAATTTCTGACTATCATTTTGGAGGTTATGGCAAGGTAAATTTAGAATTAATAGAGTTTATCAATGCTTTTTTGGAAGCAAACAAAGTGCCCTTAGATCCAATTTATACTGGAAAGATGGTTTTTGGCGTTATAGATTTAATCGGCAAAAATTATTTTCCTGCAAATTCAAAAATTTTACTCATTCACACCGGCGGATTACAGGGAATTGAAGGAATGAATATCAAATTGAAGCAGAAAAAATTACCAATACTCAAAAACAATGATTAA
- a CDS encoding DUF5522 domain-containing protein, translating to MKEQSNENKLIEGEDFYYTPEGYKCFTEKHHLKRGYCCKSGCRHCPYGFDKNTGRIRKTN from the coding sequence ATGAAAGAGCAAAGTAATGAAAATAAATTAATCGAAGGTGAAGATTTTTACTATACGCCCGAAGGTTATAAATGCTTTACTGAAAAACACCATTTAAAACGTGGTTATTGCTGTAAAAGCGGTTGCCGTCATTGTCCGTATGGGTTTGATAAAAATACTGGTCGAATCAGGAAGACTAATTAG
- a CDS encoding urocanate hydratase, producing MTFKEQIQQGIPSILPPKAAYDLAINHAPKRKEILSAKEKKLALKNALRYFEPQHHAELILEFSEELEKYGRIYMYRLRPDYRMYARPIDEYPGKSLQAKAIMHMIQNNLDYAVAQHPHELITYGGNGAVFQNWAQYLLTMQYLSEMTDEQTLTMYSGHPMGLFPSHSEAPRVVVTNGMVIPNYSKPDDWEKMNALGVSQYGQMTAGSYMYIGPQGIVHGTTITVLNGFRKIKLNPEGNLFVTSGLGGMSGAQPKAGNIAGCITVCAEVNPKITKIRHEQGWINEVVTSTEELVARVNSAKANKEVVSIAYLGNVVDVWECFDKENIKIDLGSDQTSLHNPWAGGYYPVGISFEEANEMMANNPELFKEKVQESLRRQAKAINKHTAKGTYFFDYGNAFLLEASRAGADVMAENNIDFKYPSYVQDIMGPMCFDYGFGPFRWVCTSGKAEDLQKTDTIASQILEEMAKTAPDEIQQQMQDNIKWIKGAQENKLVVGSQARILYADAEGRIKIAEAFNQAIAKGEIGTVVLGRDHHDVSGTDSPYRETSNIYDGSRFTADMAIQNVIGDSFRGATWVSIHNGGGVGWGEVINGGFGMVLDGSKEASKRLASMLFWDVNNGISRRSWARNDEAIFAIKRAMEVQPLLKVTLPNIVDETLF from the coding sequence ATGACTTTCAAAGAACAAATACAACAAGGAATCCCTTCTATATTACCTCCAAAGGCAGCGTACGATTTAGCGATTAATCATGCGCCAAAACGAAAAGAAATTCTTTCGGCTAAAGAAAAAAAACTGGCATTAAAAAATGCTTTGCGTTATTTTGAACCGCAACATCACGCCGAATTAATTCTTGAATTTTCAGAAGAATTAGAAAAATACGGTCGTATTTATATGTATCGTTTGCGTCCTGATTATAGGATGTACGCGCGACCAATTGATGAATATCCCGGAAAATCTTTGCAGGCAAAAGCGATTATGCACATGATTCAGAACAATCTGGATTATGCCGTGGCGCAACATCCGCATGAATTGATTACATACGGTGGCAACGGAGCCGTGTTCCAGAACTGGGCACAATATTTATTGACGATGCAATATTTGTCTGAAATGACAGATGAGCAAACTTTAACGATGTATTCCGGGCATCCGATGGGATTATTTCCTTCGCATTCAGAAGCGCCAAGAGTTGTGGTTACGAACGGAATGGTAATTCCGAATTATTCTAAACCGGACGACTGGGAAAAAATGAATGCTTTGGGCGTTTCACAATACGGACAAATGACCGCAGGTAGTTATATGTACATTGGTCCACAAGGAATTGTACACGGAACTACGATTACGGTTTTGAATGGTTTCAGAAAAATAAAATTAAATCCAGAAGGTAATTTATTTGTAACGTCTGGATTGGGCGGAATGTCGGGTGCTCAGCCTAAGGCAGGAAATATTGCAGGTTGTATTACGGTCTGCGCCGAAGTAAATCCAAAAATCACTAAAATTCGCCACGAACAGGGATGGATTAATGAAGTTGTTACTTCGACAGAAGAATTAGTTGCCAGAGTAAATTCGGCGAAAGCCAATAAAGAAGTGGTTTCGATCGCTTATTTAGGAAATGTAGTTGATGTTTGGGAATGTTTTGATAAAGAAAACATCAAAATTGATTTGGGATCTGATCAAACTTCATTACATAATCCTTGGGCCGGGGGTTATTATCCAGTCGGAATTTCTTTCGAAGAAGCCAATGAAATGATGGCCAATAATCCTGAATTATTCAAAGAAAAAGTACAGGAATCGTTACGCAGACAAGCGAAAGCAATTAACAAACATACCGCTAAGGGAACATACTTTTTTGATTATGGAAATGCCTTTTTATTAGAAGCTTCCCGCGCTGGTGCGGATGTTATGGCCGAAAATAATATTGATTTCAAATATCCAAGTTACGTTCAGGATATTATGGGACCAATGTGTTTTGATTACGGATTTGGTCCTTTTAGATGGGTTTGTACTTCTGGAAAAGCGGAAGATTTACAAAAAACAGATACTATCGCAAGTCAGATTTTAGAAGAAATGGCCAAAACAGCTCCAGATGAAATTCAGCAACAAATGCAGGATAACATTAAATGGATCAAAGGCGCACAGGAAAACAAATTGGTTGTAGGTTCTCAAGCCAGAATTTTATACGCTGATGCTGAAGGACGTATTAAAATTGCCGAAGCTTTTAATCAGGCGATTGCAAAAGGCGAGATTGGAACTGTGGTTTTAGGACGCGATCATCATGACGTTTCCGGAACGGATTCTCCTTACAGAGAAACTTCAAATATTTATGACGGATCTCGTTTTACGGCTGATATGGCGATTCAAAACGTGATTGGAGACAGCTTTAGAGGAGCAACCTGGGTATCCATTCATAATGGTGGTGGCGTTGGCTGGGGAGAGGTTATAAACGGTGGCTTTGGTATGGTTCTTGATGGTTCTAAAGAAGCTTCAAAACGTTTAGCATCAATGCTTTTTTGGGATGTTAACAACGGAATTTCAAGAAGAAGCTGGGCCCGAAATGACGAAGCCATTTTTGCCATAAAAAGAGCAATGGAAGTTCAGCCTTTACTAAAAGTAACTTTGCCTAATATAGTTGACGAAACTCTATTTTAG
- a CDS encoding DUF4136 domain-containing protein — MKTFKLVPVFLLLLLASCSTVSVYSDYDKNVDFAPYKTYAFFKPGIDKVEISDLDKRRILHAIDTELQAKGFTKSENPDLLVNIFTKSREQVSVNQFSAGWGYGWGWGWNPYMMYGGQTTVSSSTEGTLFIDLIDAKKKEMIWQGEGVSTLTKNVDKKDAKVAEIVNKVLAQYPPVKK, encoded by the coding sequence ATGAAAACATTCAAATTAGTACCCGTTTTTTTGCTTTTGTTATTAGCCTCTTGCAGCACGGTTAGTGTTTATTCTGATTACGATAAAAACGTAGATTTTGCCCCTTATAAAACATATGCTTTTTTTAAGCCCGGAATTGATAAGGTCGAAATTTCTGATTTGGATAAAAGGAGAATTCTACACGCCATAGATACTGAATTACAAGCCAAAGGTTTTACTAAAAGCGAAAATCCTGATTTATTAGTAAATATTTTTACTAAATCGAGAGAACAAGTAAGCGTAAACCAATTTAGCGCCGGATGGGGCTACGGTTGGGGTTGGGGATGGAATCCTTACATGATGTACGGAGGACAAACAACCGTTTCATCCTCTACAGAAGGAACTTTATTTATTGACCTGATTGATGCCAAAAAGAAAGAAATGATCTGGCAAGGTGAAGGTGTTTCAACCTTAACGAAAAACGTCGATAAAAAAGATGCGAAAGTGGCTGAGATCGTAAACAAAGTTTTAGCGCAATATCCGCCTGTGAAAAAATAG
- the ilvA gene encoding threonine ammonia-lyase IlvA, giving the protein MNLFNEVLAAKKQLENVVAATPLTQNLNLSDEFKSTILLKREDLQIVRSYKIRGAYNKISSLNETEKAVGIVCASAGNHAQGVAYSCHLLQIKGKIYMPKTTPKQKVKQVQLFGKSFVEIILTGDTFDDAYASAMADAIKNHKIFIHPFDDEKVIAGQGTVGLEILEGYKEPIDYVFVPIGGGGLASGLSEVFKHLSPNTKIIGVEPKGAPSMKTSIAANKNTALKTIDKFVDGAAVKQVGDMTFEICKDNLEDIILVPEGKVCTTILRLYNEEAMVVEPAGALTIAALDFYKDKIKGKTVVCVVSGSNNDIERTAEIKERSLLYEGLMHYFMIQFPQRPGALKEFVNNILGPDDDITYFQFHKKNNREVGSVVVGLELKNKKDIMNIKLNMTKNGFEFQYLNDNQDLFTQLIG; this is encoded by the coding sequence ATGAATCTATTTAACGAAGTACTTGCTGCAAAAAAACAGCTCGAAAATGTAGTTGCCGCTACTCCGCTTACACAGAATTTAAATCTTTCAGACGAATTTAAATCGACTATTCTATTAAAAAGAGAAGATTTACAAATTGTCCGGTCGTATAAAATCAGAGGGGCTTACAACAAAATTTCTTCGTTAAATGAAACTGAAAAAGCCGTCGGAATTGTATGTGCGAGCGCTGGGAATCATGCGCAAGGAGTTGCTTATTCCTGTCATCTTCTGCAAATAAAGGGCAAGATTTATATGCCAAAAACGACTCCAAAACAAAAAGTAAAACAGGTGCAATTGTTCGGAAAATCGTTTGTAGAAATTATTCTGACCGGAGATACTTTTGATGATGCTTATGCTTCAGCAATGGCAGATGCCATCAAAAATCATAAAATATTTATTCATCCTTTTGACGATGAAAAAGTGATTGCGGGACAAGGAACTGTTGGATTAGAAATACTTGAAGGTTACAAAGAACCTATTGATTATGTTTTTGTTCCGATTGGCGGGGGCGGGCTGGCTTCCGGTTTATCTGAAGTTTTTAAACATTTGAGTCCGAATACAAAAATCATCGGCGTTGAGCCAAAAGGCGCTCCTTCCATGAAAACTTCGATTGCTGCAAACAAAAATACAGCCTTAAAGACCATTGATAAATTTGTTGACGGTGCAGCTGTAAAACAAGTTGGCGATATGACTTTTGAAATTTGCAAAGATAATTTAGAAGATATAATTCTAGTTCCCGAAGGAAAAGTCTGCACTACCATTTTACGTTTGTATAATGAAGAAGCAATGGTTGTCGAACCTGCCGGAGCTTTGACTATTGCTGCTTTGGATTTTTATAAGGATAAAATTAAAGGTAAAACCGTTGTTTGTGTGGTCAGCGGAAGCAATAATGATATCGAACGAACTGCCGAAATAAAAGAACGCTCTTTACTGTATGAAGGTTTGATGCACTATTTTATGATTCAATTTCCGCAGCGTCCCGGAGCTTTAAAAGAATTTGTAAATAATATTTTAGGCCCCGATGATGATATCACTTATTTTCAATTTCACAAAAAAAACAATCGCGAAGTAGGCTCTGTAGTGGTTGGTTTGGAATTGAAAAATAAAAAAGACATTATGAATATCAAATTGAATATGACTAAAAATGGTTTTGAATTTCAATATCTTAATGACAATCAGGATTTATTTACGCAATTAATTGGATAA